In a genomic window of Streptomyces pristinaespiralis:
- a CDS encoding type I polyketide synthase: protein MGKYAIVGLACLFPGAGTPDDYWRNLIGGVDSRTDGNDRIFGHSPQARETDPEDRHRIYCTRGGFLGEYDESTAFEPNGYLLPSDYLAGLDRSFHWALRVAGDALADAGHPPTADGPDRRRTGVVFGNYPFPTPASGRFTGDLWNSAVAHGLADAALRVPPDAVTGPGHGSHPMAAAHNLWAGGMPAKVVAAALGLEGPRFTLDAACSSALYALKLACAHLETGRADLMLAGGVCAPDPTVIHLSFSDLRAYPPDGFSQPFDERSRGIVTGQGAAMIAVKRLADARRDGDHVHAVIDALALTNDGPGRHMLVPNVTGQLAAYELAYAQAGVDPSAVQYLECHATGTPIGDGTELGGVEDFFGRGPLLGSVKANVGHLLTVAGMSSLLKVVLSLSHGVIPPTVGVDRPLPGTVADRVVREAVPWPDPAPGSPRRAGVSAFGFGGTNAHVVLSAPDGPTAGAEAEAGAGPGAGAEVPRLAVIGMGAHFGSFTTLDDFERAGYEGHDAVRDLPEQRWRGFETVPGGPLERAGLAGPSAPRGAYIEDFEVDTTSYRIPPKDLDHFNQQQLLMMRVAEEALRDAGYERPRPGSDAAGGARRVGVVIGMEMEPSAHGHGARYELGRRLTEWCAAAGVEPSPQQLAELTRAARDGIHDSIEPNEVLSYIGNIMASRVASLWNFTGPSFTLSSDSAVGVEALDVARLLLLDPTVEAVLVGAVDLAAGPENTLARELLEPGSVRDGIRVLGEGAGAVVVTRSDAVAEGRTVYATVQSLSVHHSPDVTPAVRPELVERAAEDALAAAGMTPRDVELVEAGRADAAEVEGLARVWTGARAGGELRTALTGVRGTVGDTGCASGLAGVIRAALCLHHAYFPVAPDGIGAERLDGSAFFLPADSRPWLRTRRDGRRAASVSVTGTAGSHAHLVLTGATVRGELAATDWSRSGGALVVPVGADDFDGLLRRLAEVRSALDGDDHAEVFEDRPATLKAVLVADDTAGLVRQIDQALKDLPGVWRSRGEWSSPSGSFFTARPVGPGAKVALVFPGAFNSYLGLGRSLFRAFPGLLPRFEAQAELPAELLRSAALYPRARGPLDRRELMRREGELVEDIPLMLAAGTSYALLSTDLVREVLGIDVDGAFGYSLGESSMLFATGGWIKSARGDEKISASPLFDDMLRGPKRTVRALWGLGDEVPDADVWATHVVLAPAEEVRAAVTRYDRVYITHVNTPQESVIAGDPGQCRELIAELDCRSARSPANHVMHCPVVDGVLTDLADLNRYPTGDVGDLVLYSSRHYAPVTDFDPDAVAGNIAVTLRETVDFPRLVRRAYDDGYRCFIEVGPSSTCARWIQETLSGTPHLAVSVDRRGARGASDVARLAARLAGHGIPVDLGAFAPVGTPGKALGVRSFPTGGAPVPHLVTQAAAPLVPNLPRAVAAPVPAGAGPVARPAPAGARAAAASVPTGPEAAVPTGSGAAASLVPAVAGAVAPVPVTVASGRNVAAEPVPAAAERGAAFAAVSAPASAEPAAVHTAPRPGDAVASGARPPAPVPGAGGPLDPAPAHAKGSDTPTEWDTAMPNRPSAQPKAPALVLEREPVTMIPAGAVVLPSGPAEARAAAAEPPGPAIFGAPLPVPPPGPDQPDRSPQPARKRAVTADETTAVLVRGLRSDMLEAHREVLKAQHELRDELVALLSPDGGHAAPTAPAPTAPAPTAPAPTAPAPTAPAPPPPAASAPTTTPAPATAPAPSAAPRPPKPEGVIWDEHDLLEFATGRIGNVFGPRFAEIDDYRRRVRLPAPPYHFATRVTALDAEPGEFRPSFIRTEYDIPMDAWYAVDGQVPPAVTIEAGQCDLLLISYLGADFTNRGDRVYRLLDSSLSFVGDLPRVGQTLRYDIWIDQFVRQGDTLLFFFHYDCYADGELILKLDNACAGFFTDEELDSSLGIIEGKAVPPKGDSAFTGSSSFKPLARTHRTSLTSKDLARLADGRIAEVFGPGHRQPAGCNTSLRLPTERLRMADEVTLLDRKGGPAGLGRIEAVKRLVPDGWYFTSHFPDDPVLAGSLVAEGAVQLLEVYALSLGLHLSFPDARFQPVPGLRTDVKVRGQITPDTERIEYRIDITGLTLLPRPAITADVVVLRDGKPSISVSGLGIRLVEKPGAPFRPEAGGEVPHFLGRLSPATGEPAMLSEFHMAHAAKGDLAIAMGPEFEIYADSRAPYIPNGDFLFVDRVMSLDGTRGVLKRGAVMVTEYDSPDDAWYYSHNGHPHMPNCVYMESSLQAAILLGYYLGATLHEPDEQFSIRNLDGRATLVKDIDLRGRTVQHRSTLLSSDRMPGSVLQNYRYELSADGEVFYTGESLFGYFNDKALENQVGLDKGRHVLPWLDRQTDRPAGVRRVELPAYRAGEPARGGPRLAGGHLDLVEWVDVLPGGGEHGRGYLRGHRTIRPDDWYFSCHFHRDPVMPGSLGVEALLQGLQVYAVETGLTDGLVNPRFALLSGSETTWTYRGQILRTDPDMEFDVHIKEVRRQPGRIQLLGDANVWKSTLRIYQLGGIGIEIHHDQA, encoded by the coding sequence ATGGGCAAGTACGCGATCGTCGGCCTGGCCTGCCTTTTCCCGGGGGCGGGGACACCCGACGACTACTGGCGCAACCTGATCGGCGGCGTGGACTCGCGCACCGACGGGAACGACCGGATCTTCGGGCACTCCCCGCAGGCCCGGGAGACCGACCCGGAGGACAGGCACCGCATCTACTGCACCCGGGGAGGCTTCCTCGGCGAGTACGACGAGAGCACGGCCTTCGAACCGAACGGATACCTTCTCCCGTCCGACTACCTGGCCGGCCTGGACCGCTCGTTCCACTGGGCGCTCCGGGTGGCCGGGGACGCACTGGCCGACGCGGGACATCCCCCGACCGCGGACGGTCCGGACCGGCGGAGGACCGGGGTGGTGTTCGGGAACTATCCGTTCCCCACCCCGGCCTCCGGCCGGTTCACCGGCGACCTGTGGAACTCGGCGGTGGCCCACGGGCTCGCGGACGCCGCCCTGCGCGTACCGCCGGACGCCGTGACCGGTCCCGGCCACGGCTCCCACCCCATGGCCGCCGCGCACAATCTCTGGGCGGGCGGCATGCCCGCCAAGGTGGTGGCCGCCGCCCTGGGCCTGGAAGGGCCCCGGTTCACCCTGGACGCCGCCTGCTCGTCCGCGCTGTACGCGCTGAAGCTGGCCTGCGCCCATCTGGAGACCGGGCGCGCCGATCTCATGCTGGCGGGCGGGGTGTGCGCGCCCGACCCGACCGTGATCCATCTGTCCTTCTCCGACCTGCGGGCCTACCCGCCGGACGGCTTCAGCCAGCCCTTCGACGAACGGTCCCGCGGCATCGTCACCGGCCAGGGCGCGGCGATGATCGCCGTGAAGCGGCTGGCCGACGCCCGGCGCGACGGTGATCACGTCCACGCCGTCATCGACGCGCTCGCCCTCACCAACGACGGGCCCGGCAGGCACATGCTGGTCCCGAACGTGACCGGGCAGCTCGCGGCGTACGAACTGGCCTACGCGCAGGCCGGCGTCGATCCTTCCGCCGTCCAGTACCTGGAGTGCCATGCCACCGGCACACCGATCGGGGACGGCACCGAACTCGGCGGCGTCGAGGACTTCTTCGGACGCGGCCCGCTCCTCGGGTCGGTCAAGGCCAACGTCGGTCACCTGCTGACCGTCGCGGGCATGTCCAGCCTGCTGAAGGTCGTCCTGTCCCTGTCGCACGGAGTGATCCCGCCGACCGTCGGCGTGGACCGCCCGCTTCCCGGGACGGTCGCCGACCGTGTGGTGCGCGAGGCCGTTCCGTGGCCCGACCCGGCTCCCGGATCGCCCCGGCGGGCCGGTGTCTCGGCGTTCGGCTTCGGCGGCACCAACGCGCATGTGGTGCTGTCGGCGCCGGACGGGCCGACGGCCGGGGCGGAGGCGGAAGCCGGCGCCGGACCAGGTGCCGGTGCCGAGGTACCGCGGCTGGCCGTGATCGGCATGGGCGCCCACTTCGGCTCCTTCACCACCCTCGACGACTTCGAACGGGCGGGCTACGAAGGGCACGACGCCGTACGCGACCTGCCGGAGCAGCGCTGGCGCGGCTTCGAGACAGTGCCGGGCGGCCCCCTCGAGCGGGCCGGACTGGCGGGCCCGTCGGCCCCCCGCGGCGCGTACATCGAGGACTTCGAGGTCGACACCACGTCGTACCGGATACCGCCCAAGGACCTCGACCACTTCAACCAGCAGCAGCTGCTGATGATGCGCGTCGCGGAAGAGGCACTCCGCGACGCCGGATACGAACGTCCCCGCCCGGGGAGCGACGCCGCCGGCGGCGCGCGCCGCGTGGGCGTCGTCATCGGCATGGAGATGGAGCCCAGCGCGCACGGACACGGCGCGCGCTACGAACTGGGCCGCAGGCTGACCGAATGGTGCGCGGCGGCGGGCGTCGAGCCGTCGCCGCAGCAGCTGGCGGAACTCACCCGGGCCGCACGCGACGGCATCCACGACTCCATCGAACCCAACGAGGTCCTCAGCTACATCGGCAACATCATGGCCAGCCGGGTCGCCTCCCTGTGGAACTTCACCGGCCCTTCGTTCACGCTCTCCTCGGACAGCGCGGTCGGCGTCGAAGCCCTCGACGTGGCCCGGCTGCTGCTGCTCGACCCCACCGTGGAGGCGGTGCTCGTCGGGGCGGTGGACCTCGCCGCCGGCCCGGAGAACACCCTTGCCCGCGAGCTGCTCGAACCCGGCTCCGTCCGCGACGGGATCCGCGTCCTCGGGGAGGGCGCCGGCGCCGTCGTCGTCACCCGGTCCGACGCCGTGGCCGAGGGACGGACCGTGTACGCCACGGTGCAGTCCCTCTCCGTGCACCACTCGCCGGACGTCACGCCCGCCGTGCGGCCCGAGCTGGTCGAACGTGCCGCGGAGGACGCCCTCGCCGCCGCCGGGATGACCCCGCGGGACGTCGAGCTGGTGGAAGCCGGCCGCGCGGACGCCGCCGAGGTCGAGGGGCTGGCGCGGGTGTGGACCGGCGCACGGGCCGGCGGGGAGCTGCGTACCGCCCTGACCGGGGTACGGGGCACCGTCGGCGACACCGGCTGCGCCTCCGGGCTCGCCGGCGTCATCCGTGCGGCGCTCTGCCTGCACCACGCCTACTTCCCGGTGGCCCCGGACGGGATCGGCGCCGAACGGCTCGACGGCTCCGCCTTCTTCCTCCCCGCCGACTCCCGCCCCTGGCTGCGGACCCGGCGCGACGGGCGGCGTGCCGCTTCCGTCAGCGTCACCGGTACGGCCGGCAGCCACGCCCACCTGGTGCTCACGGGCGCCACCGTCCGTGGTGAACTCGCCGCGACCGACTGGTCGCGGTCCGGCGGGGCACTGGTCGTGCCGGTCGGCGCCGACGACTTCGACGGCCTGCTGCGGCGGCTGGCGGAGGTACGGTCCGCGCTCGACGGCGACGACCACGCCGAGGTGTTCGAGGACCGGCCGGCCACGCTCAAGGCCGTACTCGTCGCCGACGACACCGCGGGCCTCGTCCGGCAGATCGACCAGGCGCTCAAGGACCTGCCCGGCGTGTGGCGGTCGCGAGGCGAGTGGTCGTCGCCCTCGGGAAGCTTCTTCACCGCGCGGCCGGTGGGCCCCGGTGCGAAGGTCGCCCTGGTCTTCCCGGGCGCGTTCAACTCCTACCTCGGGCTGGGCCGGTCGCTGTTCCGGGCGTTCCCCGGACTGCTGCCCCGCTTCGAGGCCCAGGCGGAACTCCCCGCCGAACTGCTGCGCAGCGCCGCGCTCTACCCACGGGCCCGCGGCCCGCTGGACCGCCGCGAGCTGATGCGACGCGAGGGTGAACTGGTCGAGGACATCCCGCTGATGCTGGCGGCCGGCACCAGCTACGCCCTGCTGTCGACGGACCTCGTGCGGGAAGTGCTCGGGATCGACGTCGACGGGGCCTTCGGCTACAGCCTCGGCGAGAGCAGCATGCTCTTCGCCACGGGCGGCTGGATCAAGAGCGCGCGCGGGGACGAGAAGATCAGCGCCTCGCCGCTCTTCGACGACATGCTGCGCGGTCCCAAGCGAACGGTGCGCGCGCTCTGGGGCCTCGGCGACGAGGTGCCGGACGCGGACGTCTGGGCCACGCATGTGGTGCTCGCCCCGGCCGAGGAGGTACGGGCGGCCGTCACGCGCTACGACCGGGTGTACATCACGCACGTCAACACGCCCCAGGAGTCGGTGATCGCCGGCGACCCCGGTCAGTGCCGGGAGCTCATCGCCGAACTCGACTGCAGGAGCGCCCGTTCCCCCGCCAACCATGTGATGCACTGCCCCGTGGTCGACGGTGTCCTCACGGACCTCGCGGACCTGAACCGCTACCCGACGGGCGACGTCGGGGACCTGGTCCTCTACAGCAGTCGCCACTACGCGCCCGTGACGGACTTCGACCCGGACGCCGTGGCGGGGAACATCGCGGTGACGCTGCGCGAGACGGTGGACTTCCCCCGGCTGGTGCGGCGCGCGTACGACGACGGCTACCGCTGCTTCATCGAGGTCGGCCCCAGCAGTACCTGCGCGCGCTGGATCCAGGAGACCCTGTCCGGCACACCGCATCTCGCGGTCTCCGTCGACCGCCGCGGGGCGCGTGGGGCGAGCGACGTCGCGCGTCTCGCGGCGCGCCTCGCGGGCCACGGCATCCCCGTCGACCTGGGCGCCTTCGCCCCGGTCGGCACGCCCGGCAAGGCGCTGGGCGTGCGCAGCTTCCCGACGGGCGGCGCCCCGGTCCCGCACCTGGTGACACAGGCGGCGGCGCCTCTGGTACCGAACCTGCCGCGGGCGGTTGCCGCGCCCGTTCCGGCGGGGGCGGGTCCCGTTGCCCGGCCTGCCCCGGCAGGGGCACGTGCCGCCGCGGCGTCCGTGCCGACGGGGCCGGAGGCGGCTGTGCCGACCGGGTCCGGTGCCGCCGCGTCGCTCGTGCCCGCCGTGGCAGGTGCCGTCGCACCCGTGCCCGTGACCGTCGCGTCCGGGCGGAACGTGGCGGCCGAGCCGGTCCCCGCGGCTGCCGAAAGGGGTGCCGCATTCGCGGCCGTGTCGGCTCCCGCGTCTGCCGAACCGGCCGCTGTACACACCGCGCCGCGCCCCGGCGACGCCGTCGCCTCCGGTGCTCGCCCACCGGCGCCCGTACCGGGGGCCGGTGGCCCCCTCGACCCCGCCCCGGCGCACGCCAAGGGCTCAGACACCCCGACGGAATGGGACACCGCAATGCCGAACCGCCCCTCCGCGCAGCCGAAGGCGCCGGCCCTGGTGCTGGAACGGGAGCCCGTCACGATGATCCCGGCAGGAGCCGTCGTGTTGCCGTCCGGACCCGCAGAGGCGCGGGCGGCGGCCGCCGAGCCGCCCGGCCCGGCGATCTTCGGAGCGCCGTTGCCGGTACCGCCCCCCGGCCCCGACCAGCCCGATCGGTCCCCGCAGCCCGCGCGGAAGCGGGCGGTCACGGCCGACGAGACCACGGCCGTCCTCGTCCGGGGCCTGCGCAGCGACATGTTGGAGGCGCACCGAGAGGTGCTCAAGGCCCAGCACGAACTGCGGGACGAACTCGTCGCCCTGCTCTCGCCCGACGGCGGCCACGCGGCGCCCACGGCACCTGCGCCCACGGCACCCGCGCCCACGGCACCCGCGCCCACGGCACCCGCGCCTACGGCACCGGCGCCCCCGCCGCCCGCCGCATCCGCGCCGACTACGACACCCGCGCCGGCTACGGCACCCGCGCCGTCCGCCGCGCCCCGGCCACCGAAGCCCGAGGGCGTCATCTGGGACGAGCACGATCTCCTCGAGTTCGCGACCGGCAGGATCGGCAACGTCTTCGGCCCCCGCTTCGCGGAGATCGACGACTACCGCCGCCGGGTCCGGCTGCCCGCGCCGCCCTATCACTTCGCCACCCGCGTAACGGCGCTGGACGCCGAACCGGGCGAGTTCAGGCCCTCGTTCATCCGTACCGAGTACGACATCCCGATGGACGCCTGGTACGCCGTCGACGGGCAGGTCCCGCCGGCTGTCACCATCGAGGCCGGCCAGTGCGACCTGCTCCTGATCAGCTATCTGGGCGCCGACTTCACCAACCGCGGTGACCGGGTCTACCGCCTCCTGGACAGCAGCCTCAGCTTCGTCGGCGACCTGCCCCGCGTCGGGCAGACCCTGCGGTACGACATCTGGATCGACCAGTTCGTGCGCCAGGGCGACACGCTGCTGTTCTTCTTCCACTACGACTGCTACGCCGACGGCGAGCTGATCCTCAAGCTGGACAACGCCTGCGCCGGGTTCTTCACGGACGAGGAGCTCGACAGCTCCCTCGGCATCATCGAGGGCAAGGCCGTCCCGCCCAAGGGTGATTCGGCGTTCACGGGGTCGAGCTCGTTCAAGCCGCTGGCGCGTACCCACCGCACCTCGCTCACCTCGAAGGACCTGGCGCGGCTCGCCGACGGCAGGATCGCCGAGGTGTTCGGGCCGGGGCACCGTCAGCCCGCCGGCTGCAACACCTCGCTCAGGCTGCCCACGGAACGCCTCCGCATGGCCGACGAGGTCACTCTGCTCGACCGCAAGGGCGGCCCGGCCGGTCTCGGGCGCATCGAGGCGGTGAAGCGGCTCGTCCCGGACGGCTGGTACTTCACGAGCCACTTCCCGGACGACCCGGTGCTCGCGGGCTCGCTCGTCGCGGAGGGCGCGGTCCAGCTGCTGGAGGTGTACGCCCTCTCCCTCGGTCTGCACCTGTCGTTCCCCGACGCCCGCTTCCAGCCCGTCCCTGGTCTTCGGACCGACGTCAAGGTCCGCGGACAGATCACCCCGGACACCGAGCGCATCGAATACCGCATCGACATCACCGGACTCACCCTGCTGCCGCGGCCGGCGATCACCGCCGATGTGGTCGTGCTGCGGGACGGCAAGCCGTCGATCAGCGTCAGCGGTCTCGGTATCCGCCTGGTGGAGAAGCCCGGCGCCCCGTTCCGGCCGGAGGCCGGTGGCGAGGTGCCGCACTTCCTCGGCCGGCTGAGCCCCGCCACCGGGGAGCCCGCGATGCTCAGCGAGTTCCACATGGCGCACGCCGCCAAGGGCGACCTGGCGATCGCCATGGGCCCGGAGTTCGAGATCTACGCCGACAGCAGGGCCCCGTACATCCCCAACGGGGACTTCCTCTTCGTCGACCGGGTGATGTCGCTCGACGGCACACGGGGTGTTCTCAAGCGCGGCGCCGTCATGGTCACCGAGTACGACTCGCCGGACGACGCCTGGTACTACAGCCACAACGGGCATCCCCACATGCCCAACTGCGTCTACATGGAGTCGAGCCTCCAGGCCGCCATCCTGCTCGGCTACTACCTGGGAGCCACGCTCCACGAACCCGACGAGCAGTTCAGCATCCGCAACCTCGACGGGCGCGCCACCCTGGTGAAGGACATCGACCTGCGCGGCAGGACCGTCCAGCACCGCTCCACGCTGCTGTCCAGCGACCGGATGCCCGGCTCGGTCCTGCAGAACTACCGCTACGAACTCTCCGCCGACGGCGAGGTGTTCTACACCGGCGAATCCCTCTTCGGATACTTCAACGACAAGGCGCTGGAGAACCAGGTCGGCCTCGACAAGGGCAGGCACGTACTGCCCTGGCTGGACCGGCAGACCGACCGTCCGGCGGGAGTCCGCCGGGTGGAGCTGCCCGCGTACCGCGCCGGGGAGCCGGCCCGCGGCGGCCCGAGGCTGGCCGGCGGCCACCTCGACCTGGTCGAGTGGGTCGACGTGCTCCCGGGCGGCGGTGAGCACGGCCGCGGCTATCTGCGCGGCCACCGCACGATCCGCCCGGACGACTGGTACTTCTCCTGCCACTTCCACCGCGACCCGGTGATGCCCGGCTCGCTCGGCGTCGAGGCGCTGCTCCAGGGCCTCCAGGTGTACGCGGTCGAGACCGGTCTCACCGACGGCCTGGTCAATCCGCGCTTCGCGCTGCTGTCCGGCAGCGAGACGACCTGGACGTACCGCGGCCAGATCCTGCGCACCGACCCGGACATGGAGTTCGACGTGCACATCAAGGAGGTGCGCCGCCAACCGGGCCGGATCCAGCTGCTCGGCGACGCGAACGTCTGGAAGTCCACCCTGCGGATCTACCAGCTGGGCGGCATCGGCATCGAGATCCACCACGACCAGGCCTGA